The window GATGACAGCCTAGGGGCAAGCGATCCCGTTGGTGACCCGGTCACTGCGACGGACATCGGCCCCAGCCAGACGCAGGAGACATTAAACTACGAACTGATCAACGATCCGGATAGTACTGCCGACAATGATGATGTGGGTTCCTTCACAATCGACAAATTGTCAGGCCAGCTAAAGTTGGCCGGCACAGCGAAGCTGGATACAGAGGATACAGTCAACAACTCCGGCGGGACGTTTGTGGTGACGGTCAAGGCAATTGACCCATCCATGGCGAGCTCCACAGCTTTGGTAACCATCAAGATCATGCCCGTGGATGAAGCTCCAGAGTTCGACCCTGAAGTCAATACTGCGACTTCCTCCGTGAATCTCGCGGCCACCTCCACTGTAGAGAAAACGGCGACCACGACTGTGCTGTCCACCTACAAGGCGACCGACGATGAAGACGGTACCGCAGCGCTCGAGTGGACGTTGGGAGGTGCTGACGAGGCCATGTTCGTTCTGTGCTATGAAGACACTAACGGAGCCACCTGCACTGACGCGACAGATCCAGACTCCACAGCTGATTCAACTCCAAACACTGTCGCACTCAGATTCAAGGAAGAGCCCAACTACGAGACCCCTTCCGACTCCGGCGGGAACAACGAATACAACGTGACCGTCGTAGCCAAAGACAGCGATGGGATGATGGCCGAAAAGTCCGTCACCGTTATGGTCACTGACATCGATGAACCCGGAACGGTCACTCTGTCTCATATACAGCCGGAGGTCGGAACGGGGATAACGGCCAGCTTGACCGACCCTGACGGCGCAAGTGGCGCCACTTGGGAGTGGTTCTGGTGCGCCACGAACGATGCAGATTGTTCCGAAGGCACGACAAAAATCAGCACTACATCAGCAACCTACACACCTATAGAGGGAGATGCCGGAAGAGCCGATGATGAGGATGATGGCAGGTACCTTGTGGCGAAGGCGACCTATACCGACAGAACAAGCGCCAATAGTGATGACAAGCGCGTAGCAACAACAACATCCACCAGCGAAGTGCAGGACAGGGACGCCACCAACCAGCCTCCAGTGCTTCCAGACGTGACCCAGACGCTCGAGATAGATGAGAACAGCGAGGACACGGATCCTGTGCATGTGGTCGGCACAGTCGTTGCCACCAGCGATCCCGACGATGAGCTTGACAGTCTACTGTACACGCTGAGCGGCGCGGACGAGGCCCTCTTCACGATCCACAGCGGACCAGACGTTCCGGTGGCGAACGCCGCGAGCACGACAGCGGGCATGATTCGCCTGAAGAGCGGCACGGAACTGGACTACGAGACCAAGAGCACCTATAGGGTCACCGTTACGGCCACCGACCCGTCTCTCGCCATGGACACCGTCGACGTGCTCATCAAAGTTATCAACGTGAACGAACCGCCGACGGTCTCCCGGAGGGGCCTGACAGTAACTGGTCCGGCCAGCGTCAACTACGCTGAGGACCGCACTGACGCGGCGGAGACTTACAACGTCGTCGGCCCGGACGCGAGTGGAGCGTCCTGGAGTCTGTCGGGCACTGACGCGGGCGCCTTCTCGATACCAGGCGGGGTGCTCAGCTTCGAGAGCCAGCCAGACTACGAGGACGCGGCCGACGCCGGCGCAGACAATGTGTACAACGTGACCGTCATGGCCAGCATGGGCAGCCTCTCGGACTCTCAGGACGTGACGGTCAACGTAACCAACGTGGACGAGGCCGGCTCGGTCTCCATAACGCCGTCCGGACAGCCGAGGGTAGATACCGAGCTGACCGCCTCGCTCACCGACGAGGACGGCACTCCGACGGCGGTCTCGTGGCAGTGGTCGAGGTCGACGTCCAACACGGGCGGGTGGTCGAACATCCAGGGCGAGACGCAGACGACGTACACGCCGGTCGAGGCGGACGTGGACAACTACCTGCAAGCCACGGCCAGCTACACCGACCCGGAGGGGCCGGGCAAGAGCGAGAGCGCGGCCACGACCGACACGGTGCTGGCAGAGTCGACCGCAGGTACCGACGGCACTGTCAGCCTGTCGGCGTCCGGCTCTCTGGTGAGCGGCGGTACGGTCACGGCCACACTGACGGACCCGGACAACCCGACCGGTCTGACGTGGGTGTGGCAGACGTCGGCCAATGGCTCGACTAACTGGTCAGCAGGTTCAGGGTCGGAATCCTCGACCGGACTGACATCGACATACACCACCACGAACGCTGACGGGGGCGACTACCTGCGAGCTACGGTGACGTACGACGACGACTCGGGCGCCGACCAGACCGCCGAGTCGCCCGCGACAACGGGCCGTGTTGCGATCGACTCTTACGACCGCAATTCGGACGGTCGTATCGACGGGCCAGAAGTGCTCGAAGCGGTTGCAGACTATTTCGGAGGCACAATAGATGCATCGAGGGTGCTCTACGTAGTCGCACTCTACTTCAGTGGACTCAACTAACTAACGGTACGGGAGCTCCTCCGTCCTAATGGGCGGCAGGCCAACCGGTCTGCCGCCCTTACCAGGATCATTGAGAAACGCGGTCGGGTCCCACCGGGGCGCCGGTTCTCACGTCAAACACAACCACCCCGAACGGTGAAGTGTTTATCAGGGTCTCAAGGTCAGCTCGGGCACGCTGCTCGTCGCGGTATCTGCGTGCGTTGGCGATCGCCATGGCTGCCTGGGACGCGAACATGACCAGCACTTCCTCGTCTTCGTGCGTGAACTCTTCCGCATCCTCCTTCTCAGCGACGTAAATAAACCCCACACTCTCCCCCCAGTGCAGGATCGGAGCTCCCAGAAAGGCCAGAGCGGGGCCCACTTTAAGGGGCGGTCGGAGTTTCGGGAAGGCCCTGTAGTTTAACGTGTCCCAAGAGATTGGGGAGCCGCAACGGTTCTGTGATCGAGCCAAGATACTCAAACAGTTTCAACCCGTCTGGAACACCCCAGAGTTGATTCGCCTCATCTGCTGTCATACCGGAAGAGAGGAAGTTCTGTACCTGGCCAGAGTCGTCCAGGAGTGTAATCACTCCGTAGCGTGCTCCTGTCAGCGACCGGGCCGAATCCAGGGCCCCCTGTAACACCGTGCCCATATCAAGGCTTTCGTTAATCCTCACACTGGCCATGCTAAGCCTTGACAGCCGGTCCTTGAGGATCTCGATCTCCCGGGTGAGTTCTTCGGTACTCTTCACTTACCACCTCAACACGGTATTGATTCAGCCAGTACTCTCAAGGCTGCTACTTCGTCCTTGGACTCAATAGACGGGTGTTCAGTATGCCTACTTGAAACGGTAGACAGGCAAAACTGTAGCCGACACCAGCCTCAGTTGCCCAGAGGGGTGGAGTATGAGCCAACTGTCTGGCCCTGTCTGGAGCCGGATGCAACTACAGTGTGTCGATGGTGGGACACAGATGGCCACGAGACGTCATTCAGGGTCACGGTGTGGCCTCGGGGAGCCGGTGCAGTTCCTCTCAATATTGTCCACGTTTCAATCCTCACCGGGCCCTCAGACAGGTTCGCATCTATTGAGCGAGAGTCAGTATAGGAGGAGCTCGGGAAGAGGAACTTCGATCAGTGCCACCCAATATGGTGCGGATGACTGAGCTGGTTGGGGTTGACGTCAGTCTCTGGTCATCCAGAACAGGGTGCCACGGCACGGCCAGGCTTAACCCCTCACCTAACCATGCCGCGGCAGCTGTAATTACAGCCTATGTATTACGAACATGCGAACCGCGAATCCGGCGGTTGCAATAGCAATTAATGCTGGGAGCAGGAGCAGCCAGACGGTTATATCACGTCCGCTGTCACCCAACGACCCCGATAGTGGGGCCCGGGAGTTCTCGGCTACAGATCCGTCCATCGGAGAGTTCTTCAGCGGTGATGGCGGAACTGGTACTTCCACCGGTGGAAGCGCCACTTCTGCTATGGGCTGTACCGCAGGCTCGACCGCGAACGCCACGAAAATCCGAGATACTCCGTCTGGCTGTTGAGAAACGTTGCGATATCGGCGCTCAGAAAGTACCCACATGGGTTCAACTACAGAGGGAGTCTCCTGCCGCTCCACAGATGGAGCGTTCGGGACATGCGTCACGGCTGCCACAGGAGTAGTCACTTCTGCGAGGGCAGTTGTGGGAGCAGATGCTGGGGCGATAACCAGGACGGATACCTTGTTGATTGCACCCAGTCCGCCTGGATCTGTAGCCACGATGTAGAACGACGAATTGCCTTCTCTGGCCGGGGTTATAGAGAGCGTACCGCCGTCCACCGCCGCATGTGCCACATGTGTGCTGGCAGTACCGGAGATATGATGAACCAGCTTATCGCCGTCTGGGTCTATGAAATACTTGCGAAGGTCGACCATCCAGGACATGGGACGGGTTGTCAGTACGATAGGCGGTATGGTAGCGGCCACTGGCGCTTCGCTCTCATCGACCACCGTCACAGTGATGTCCATCTGCGCCGTTAGCTCCGGCTTCCCGTCGTCTGTTGCTGTGACAGTCAGATAGTGGACGTTGCTCCCAGCAGAGCTGCTCGGAGACTCGAAGTCCAGAACACCGACCGAGGCAAGGTTACCCAAACTGTCGACTTTGAAACCCTGCGAGTCTGCCCCCGACAGCGACCATTTGATGACGCCTCCTTCAGGATCTTCAACCTGATACCGAGAGATGACTCCAGTGTGGTTCTCTGGCAACGAGAGCTCGGTGTTGCCGTAGACTTCTCCAAGCTCGTTTACCTGTGTGACGGTCACCCGAACATTGTGTACATCGTAACCTCTCGGTTCACCGTCATCTTCCGCCCGCAGAATCACCCAGTAGGTGTTGCCTTCTCTTCCTTCGGGTTTTTCGTAGTCTGGCGGGCTCCTGAAGCTGAGAAGGCCCACTTCTGAGATCGCGAACTTTTCCCTATCGTACCCGAGCAACGACCACGTGATGCCGTCGCCGTCCTGGTCTCTGGCGGTATATTCGCCTACAGGAGCGGTCCCGTTCTCCGCATAGGCCACCATGTGCTCGCCAAATATCTCCGGGGCTTGGTTTTCATGATGCACGGTCCCGATGTGCAACTGAATTCTGCCGCTCTCGGAGCTGCCCGTTCCGACACCACCGTTGGCGGGGGGATTTGCGGAAGGCGGCTGTGTTGCCGGATCGGGCAGTAACAATCCGTTGTCGTACTGGCTGAAATCAGAAGTGCCAGAGAAGTGTGTCTCACCACCATTACGCCCTGAAACGACGCTGAAGCAGTCGGACTGGACGGGCCTCTCGTCGCACTGCGGTATACGATTCCAGATGGGGTCCGAGGTTGTGTCGGTCACGACAGGAGCAACGTTTCCATCTGTCAGTGTCTGGGCGTGTACGGTGTTATGTGAAATTGAAGAGAACTGTGAGTAGGCAGCCAATTCGGCCACAAGGCCGACCAATAGTACCGCTATCGAGGCTAGAATCACCTTCATTCTCAAGGGCTCTTATGTCACTCCCATCCCAGGGTTGGGGATCTAGCTACAGACCAAGACCATAATCAAGGCAGATCCAGAGTTAAAGATCGCAGGTCTGCTTACACTACTAGTAAACCCCCCCACAGCGGCCTGCATCTAGCCAACTTATGGACAGTTTTTGCTAATTCCAATGAAGTTCACAAAAAACCAACAACGAAATATGTATGCCAGTGCATTGTCGAGGCAATTGTCTTGCGGGCGAGGCTGGATGACACTTGACCCGAGAAAAGGGCTACCCTGCGGCGGAAGCTCTCCAAATGTAGTGGAACGAGATTGGAAATATGCAATAACGACGATGATATGTGGCCAGATAAGTAGCAATCCCGTCCCAGGAGTGGACTGAAATCAGTTGACTTCCAAGTCACTCATGAAGATGATTTCTTTGTGATCGTCCAAAACTTCACATGATACACAGAAGTCATATGAAAAGTAATGCACGGGCATGCCGAAATGGTGGTGGTGCTCTGGCAGCGTGAAAGCGCATGTTTCTGGATCGGATATCGTTGGCTGGTTGTCGGTTGGATGCAACCACTCTCTGGTTTCCAATTGGAACCGCCTTGCGGACGATCTGGTGCGGGTGACTGGGGCATTGAAAGTGGGATTGTAACGCTCCAAGGTGCGCGTGCTGCGATCTTCCCACGAGGATGGCGACTGATGTTGCTTCAGCGACTCAGTGAGTTCGCCGACAGCGGGCGATTCGAGGTCCCACCGACGTTCTACACCATCAGACCCATCCGCTACCTCATAGACCTGGACACAGCAGGTAGGCCACTGGGCCGTTCGCCTGTGGTCACCAGCGACCCCAACCGGCCTGGGATGCGCAGGGGTGTGCCGAGGATGGCCCCATTTCTCGTCAGATCTAAGGGAGTCAGGCCGCTGCTCCTGAGCGATAACGGCGAGTACACGCTGGGAGTCAGGAGAGAAGGCTCCAATCAGGAGCGTGTGTCTGTGAGGCACGTCGCCTACGTGGAGTTAGTGGACCGGTGCTCGCAGGCGACAGGACTTGCGTCCATGCAAGCCGTTTCAAGGTTCTTCCATGATGGCGGCGTGAAACGCCTGAATCTGGGCACTGCCTTCGACGCAGCAGCGGGCGTCACCTTCCGCGTGAACGGGGAGTTCCCGACAGAGTCTCCTCTGGTACGGAGATTCTGGGCTGAAGTTGCGGGAGATGCCGGTGAACGCGTACTGCAGTGCCTGGTCTGTGGACAGGAAAGACCTGTGCTAGATCGCCTACAGAAGAAGGTGAAGGAGATACCGGGCGGCCACCCGACTGGTACGTCTCTAATATCCGCCCACAATTCCGTTTTCGAGTCCTATGGTCTGAAAGAACAACCAGATCGCACCTACCTGCGCCGAATGCGCCGAGAAGTTTACCGAGTCGCTAAACCACCTGCTGTCGAACCCGGACGCCCATATCGGGTTCCCCTCAATGAAGCTCATCCTGTGGTCAAGCGAGAAGCCCCAAAAGGACTGGGTCCGGGTGGTGACCTCCCCAGAGGAATCCGATGTCAGGGAACTGGCTGGAGATCGGAAGGCCGCCGACAGCAGATACGAACACAATGAAGACGCTGTCTGTGGCCTTGTGCTTTCGGCGAATGGCGCTCGAGCTGTTGTTCGACATAACGGACGGCAATCCGAATGGCGATCCAGACGCCGGCAACCTAACCCGCGTCGACCCTGAGACCATGCATGGTCTGGTTACTGACGTCTCTCTGAAGAGGAGGGTGCGTGACTGGGTTGACGCCCTGGGAGGACGCGAACCGAGGTACAAGATCTACGTGCAGAGCGGTGAGGCACTGAACGCGAAGCACCAGAGAGCGTATGACGAACTTGGCATTCGGTCAACCGGCACCAGGCAGAGCCGGACTGACATCGACAGGGCCAGGGAGTGGATGTGCCGGAACTTCTACGACATAAGGATGTTCGGCGCTGTGATGACTACCGGCGTCAACTGCGGCCAGGTCCGTGGCCCGTTTCAACTGACCTTCGCGAGGTCCATCGATCCCATCATGCCGCTTGACCTGTCCATTACTAGAGTCGCGGTGACCCGAACGGAAGACACTGAAGTTTCTGTGTCCGAGGTGGACGGCGCCGTGCGCGGCGGAAGATGCTGGTGCCCTACGGCCTTTACAGGGCCCACGGTTTCTTCAACCCGCACTTCGCGGACCAGACGGGTGTGGACGAACAGGATATGGGTATCTTCTGGAGTGCGTTGACCAGCATGTGGGTCCTGGACCGGTCAGCTGGGCGCGGGATGATAGCATGTCGGGGGCTGTATGTGTTCAGTCACGACAGCAAACTGGGGAATGCGCCAGCTCATGTCCTGTTCGACCGTGTATCGGTCAGAATGGAGGACGGTGTGGTCGCCCCCAGGAGGATCCAGGATTACCATCTTCTGGTCGACAAGTCGGACCTACCCAACGGCGTGAGCCTGACAAGGCTCGTGTGATAGACGAAATTGGAGACCCAAGACGAAGATCGACGCCCCCTCTTGCACAGGACCGGGGCGGCACAACCGTGCTGGACGGCCGGATGAGGATTGAAACATTGATGATGCGGCGAATGCCATTCACCTCACGCCGGGCATCTGTAAGTATGCCTGGTCGAAATGGGGGGGTGCTGGTGGGAGGTCCCGGTCTGGCCGAGGCAACAGCAGGTTGCATCCAGCCTCCGGCTAGGTGGTGCCCTCCGGTCCACCGATTGTAACGAAGGGAATGGCTGTCCTGGCCGACCGATTCTCGCGTGAAACGTGAAGTTAGCGTGACTGGAGCTGCCAAAGGGCCGCCCACTTTGTCTACATGGAATTCTGTTACACTACATCGGAGCCAGTTCCAAGTGAAAGGGCAACCCCCATGAGAGTGCCTTTATCACAGGCGCTCGCAGTAGCGTCACATGTGGTCAAGCAGCGAGTAGCTCGGCGAGACCGCTATCCCCTTGTGCTGATGCTGGAGCCCCTGCTCCGCTGCAATCTCTCCTGCGCTGGCTGCGGCAAGATCCAGTATCCTTCCCACGTGCTCAAGCGTGCGCTCACGGTGGAGCAGTGTATCTCCGCGGTGGAGGAGTGCGGAGCGCCCATCGTCAGTATCCCCGGTGGAGAACCGCTGCTCTACCCACACATTGGTCAGCTGGTCGAAGAATTGACGCTTCGAAAGAAGTACGTCTATCTCTGCACCAATGCGTTGCTGCTCAAGCAGAAGCTAGAGGAGAATGTTTTCTCCCCCTCGAAGTGGCTCAGCTTCAGTGTGCACATGGACGGCCTGCGCGAGGAGCACGACGCTTCGGTGTGCCGGAACGGAGTCTATGACATAGCAGTCGAGGCGATACAGGAAGCAGTCCAACGCGGCTTTCGGGTCACTACCAATACCACGCTCTTCAACTCGGCTGAACCGATGCGTGTTCGAGAGTTCTTCGATGCCATGATGGACCTGGATGTCGAAGGCATGATGGTGTCTCCGGGGTTCAACTACGACAAGGCCCCGGACCAGGACTCCTTCCTGGAGCGGGAGCGCACTCAGGAACTCTTCTCCCAGGTACTTGCCCATAGGAAGAAACGCTGGCGATTCAACCAGTCGCCACTGTTCCTTCAATTCCTGATGGGCAAGCGGGAGTTCGAATGCACGCCGTGGGGCAACCCCCTGTACACGATATTCGGATGGCAGCGCCCGTGCTACCTGCTGCAGGATGGCTACGCCGCCACCTTCCGGGAGCTGATGGATGAGACAGACTGGGAGGAGTACGGACGG of the Dehalococcoidia bacterium genome contains:
- a CDS encoding GAF domain-containing protein, producing MGPALAFLGAPILHWGESVGFIYVAEKEDAEEFTHEDEEVLVMFASQAAMAIANARRYRDEQRARADLETLINTSPFGVVVFDVRTGAPVGPDRVSQ
- a CDS encoding type I-C CRISPR-associated protein Cas8c/Csd1; amino-acid sequence: MLLQRLSEFADSGRFEVPPTFYTIRPIRYLIDLDTAGRPLGRSPVVTSDPNRPGMRRGVPRMAPFLVRSKGVRPLLLSDNGEYTLGVRREGSNQERVSVRHVAYVELVDRCSQATGLASMQAVSRFFHDGGVKRLNLGTAFDAAAGVTFRVNGEFPTESPLVRRFWAEVAGDAGERVLQCLVCGQERPVLDRLQKKVKEIPGGHPTGTSLISAHNSVFESYGLKEQPDRTYLRRMRREVYRVAKPPAVEPGRPYRVPLNEAHPVVKREAPKGLGPGGDLPRGIRCQGTGWRSEGRRQQIRTQ
- the hpnH gene encoding adenosyl-hopene transferase HpnH, whose product is MRVPLSQALAVASHVVKQRVARRDRYPLVLMLEPLLRCNLSCAGCGKIQYPSHVLKRALTVEQCISAVEECGAPIVSIPGGEPLLYPHIGQLVEELTLRKKYVYLCTNALLLKQKLEENVFSPSKWLSFSVHMDGLREEHDASVCRNGVYDIAVEAIQEAVQRGFRVTTNTTLFNSAEPMRVREFFDAMMDLDVEGMMVSPGFNYDKAPDQDSFLERERTQELFSQVLAHRKKRWRFNQSPLFLQFLMGKREFECTPWGNPLYTIFGWQRPCYLLQDGYAATFRELMDETDWEEYGRASGNHNCQDCMVHSGYEPSAIHATFSTWRGLRDSAVTTITGKL
- a CDS encoding cadherin repeat domain-containing protein, whose protein sequence is MKVILASIAVLLVGLVAELAAYSQFSSISHNTVHAQTLTDGNVAPVVTDTTSDPIWNRIPQCDERPVQSDCFSVVSGRNGGETHFSGTSDFSQYDNGLLLPDPATQPPSANPPANGGVGTGSSESGRIQLHIGTVHHENQAPEIFGEHMVAYAENGTAPVGEYTARDQDGDGITWSLLGYDREKFAISEVGLLSFRSPPDYEKPEGREGNTYWVILRAEDDGEPRGYDVHNVRVTVTQVNELGEVYGNTELSLPENHTGVISRYQVEDPEGGVIKWSLSGADSQGFKVDSLGNLASVGVLDFESPSSSAGSNVHYLTVTATDDGKPELTAQMDITVTVVDESEAPVAATIPPIVLTTRPMSWMVDLRKYFIDPDGDKLVHHISGTASTHVAHAAVDGGTLSITPAREGNSSFYIVATDPGGLGAINKVSVLVIAPASAPTTALAEVTTPVAAVTHVPNAPSVERQETPSVVEPMWVLSERRYRNVSQQPDGVSRIFVAFAVEPAVQPIAEVALPPVEVPVPPSPLKNSPMDGSVAENSRAPLSGSLGDSGRDITVWLLLLPALIAIATAGFAVRMFVIHRL